The genomic segment AAATAAATGTGGTTGAaaaagcatttccaacatgatgACCCCATCGTTGGGCCTCAACACTAGGCATCAGAATCCAAAGGGGGACATCACTGCGTCCATGTTTTCTACAGTCTATATCACAGTGACCACGTCCACTTCTgatatacagtctatgaattAGACCGAGACCTTAGTCATAcctgaaatgttctttttattgaGGGTTTATTCAGGTGAAGGTGGAGCCCAAGAATAGCTGTACACTTAATATAAATCCTTCAGACATAAATCCTCGCAATATCTGTTCTTAAACGAAGCTGCAGAGAAAAGGTGCTGGCATGGAGGAAAAGTCACACTGTGAGCCCACGTCAGCAGCTGCATGCGCAGCTGTGAGTCTGCCTCACGCATGACACTTTGCCTTGTTTAATATTCTTCAGGGTAATCTATTTAAACAAGAGCATCTAGAGCAGTCACTCTGCATTGTTACTTTAGACTCATTTATTTAGAAAGGCAGTGGAAAGTATGACAGAGAGGGAATCCTCACTGTGTAAACCAGAGGCCTGATCTGACCCCAGACAATAGACATATCAGACATGTAAGGCAGGTAGTAATTTGtcttcacatttatttatttttatttttgagggTGGAAGGACATAAGAACCTTAGTGAGATACAAATATGTTCAAAGATGTAACTCTTGTTCAAAGAAAGAATAGTTAACTTTGTTCCCTGTTTCCTGTCTTGTACATTTGGTTCAATACCTTATTCTGCCCCTGACAGTATGTCTCTGCTTGTATTTGTAATAGTGTCAGAGCTGATTTCATGCGTCTCCATGAACTGAATAAGTATGACCCGGCCACTGTGACATCTTCCAATGTTTGTCAACTGTCTCAATGAggttttcatgtttgtatttttgctgttgccatgttggttttcttgAGCCAGAAGTCACCACATATGAATTGCTGTAAGCCTAACAGTCTGTGACTGTGGCTAAATAATTCACTGGTGATTGTGCTTGAAAATTTGCCAGAGATTGACATATATTTGAGGAAGTAGATGATCATAGTTGTTTAAATACCAGAATGAAGAAGCAAAGACGGAGCATTAAATGTAGGCCTTTAGCCAATTGCAGCTGCCAGCTTGTTAACAACAAGTACTTGTAAGAAATGACGCTAAGCGTTAGTTCATGCAGGACACAGAAGTCATACACTTCAGGTGTTATCAGCTGACAGCCAGCTTGACTTTGAATAAAAATCAGTGCCTCTACAGTTATCATTAATAGTGAAGTGACATATTTTGTACCAGGaacatgtaaaatgtttaattctgctgtaaaatgtttcaattaaatatgggacctaatggggattgactcacttttcgGGCCAGACTAAAGTGGTTTGTTGAAGAGGTTGAGCCTAGCGTTAGTTCAGACAGGCAACAGAGCCATGCTCTTATCATGCCGGAGTTTTTgttaacagctgatctcacgcaaccctcatcagctgatggccagctgatttCCGTCAAAGCATCTTATTGGCCAAAGAGTActcttacttacttacttaagCCTTTTGCTCCTCTTGGGTGCATAGACCGCTGACGAATATCCTCCATTTCACTCTGTTTGTGGCTTTTCGCTCAAGCTCTCCCCAGTTGAGTCCACTCTCTGACATTTCTGCCTCTACACTTCTTCTCCAGCTGTTCCTGGGGCGACCTATTTTCCTTTTCCCCTGGGGGTTCCATTTCAGGGCTTGTCGGGTGATTTTTGTGGCAGGTTTTCTGAGGGTGTGGCCAATCCAACTCCACTTTCTCTTCCGGATTTGTAAGCCTATGGGGTCTTGGCTTGTTCTTTTCCACAGGTCCACATTGTTGACTTTGCCTTTCCACCAGATGTTTAATATCCTTTTGAGGCAGGTGTTGATGAATGTTTGCagcctgtgtgttgtgtgttttgttgttctcCATGTTTCGGATCCATATAGCATCACTTGTTTAATGTTGGAGTTGAAGATGCGTATCTTAGTGTTTGTGGAGATGTTTTTTGAGCTCCAGATCTTTCTGAGCATGTGAAACACCACTCTAGCCTTGTTAATTCTGCTTCTAATGTCGGCCTCTGTCCCTCCAGTGGTGTCCACAACACTGCCTAGGTAGGTGAAAGCTTCTACCTCCTCTAGGGTAGTGCTGTTCAAGAAGATGGGGTTTCTGGTTTTGGAGTGGATCTTCATCACATGAGTTTTTGTTATATTGGGAGTGCAAGTTTTATTGCAGTTTCTGAAAGTCTGTCTGTGTTCTCTTGCATTTGTGTCTGCAAATTCAAGATCATCCAGCTGCTCCCACATTGTCCACTGAATTCCATTTCTCTTCCCCTCAGTTGTTTCCCTCATGACCCAGTCAATAGCAAGAAGGAAGAGGAATGGTGACAGAAGACATCCCTGTTTAACGCCTGTCTTGACTTCAAAGCTCCGGGAAAGCTGCATGCATGACTTTGCCCAAGGTGACCTCATAAGATTTCTTGATAAGGTTTATGATCTTTGTGGGGATTCCATAGTGTTCCATTAATTGCCACAGTGTTGTCCGATCTAAGctgtcaaaagctttttcaaAATCAATGAAGTTCATGTGCAGGGATGTGTTCCATTCAATAGACTGTTCAATAATGATGCGTAGTGTTGCTATGTGGTCTGTGCATGAACGATCTTTCCTGAAACCTGCTTGCTGGTCCCGGAGCCTCTTGTCCACAGCTTTCTGGAGACGGTTGAGAATGACCTGATTAAAGACCTTACTGGGCACTGAAAGGAGGGTAATCCCTCGGTAGTTGTTACACTTCCTTAGGTCACCCTTCTTTGGTAGTTTCATTTTGACCTCTGCCCATTATGTGGGTGTCTCTTTGTCCTCCCATATTCTCCCAAAGAAGCTGTAGAGCATGTCTGTAGATGTGTTTATATCAGCTTTAAGGGCTTCAGGTGGAATATTGTCAGGGCCAGCAGCCTTGCCGgttttcagatgtttgattgCAGCTTTTATTTCAGTCTTTGTTGGTTTGTCACACTTGATGTTTAGCAGTGTCCTGGTCTGAGGAATGTGTGGCCTCTCTGTTGGTGGTGGTCTGTTCAGGACCTCTTGGAAGTGCTCTACCCATCTCTCGAGCTGCTCTTCCGGGGTTGAGAGCGGTTGGCCATTCTTGTCCATGATCGGTTTGTTACTTTGTCGATGTGTCCCAGACAATTTCCTTGTGATGTTGTACAGTTCTTTCATGTTTCTTTGAGATGCTGCAAGTTCTGCCTCCTTAGCTAGCCTCTCTACCTGTGATCTCTTGTCCCTCTTGATGTTCTGCCGCACTTTTTGGTGGAAAAGGTTGTATTCCTTTTGAGCCTCTGCTTTTTCTGATCTTGTTCTTGCATTGTTCACTTTTTCCTtcaccttcctcctctgctggaTTAAGTTTAAGTTTCTGGTGTTATCCATTCTTTGTGATTTTGTGATTTTCTCCCCAGGGCCTCCTCGCATGTTGAGCTCCAAGCAGCTTTAAGGTGTTCCCACTCTTGATTCGTTGTCCATTCTTCCTTCTTTCTGAGCTGTATCTCTGCGCTTTTCCTTGAGAGAATATCCTTGAACTGTTTCGTCACTTGAGCATTGCTGAGGTAGTCAGTGTTGTATTTTGCTCTTTGACCCTTTTCTCGCTGATATCTCTTCAGCCTTAGCTTGAATTTCCCTACCAGAAGATGATGATCTGAGGCTGCGTCTGCCCCCCGTCTTGTCCTGACATCTTCCATAGTTCTTCCGAACTTTTTGCTGATGCAGATGTGGTCGACTTTTTTTTCCGTGACATGATCTGGTGACACCCAGGTTGTTTTgtggattttcttttgttttgtgggGAAATACACTCCCCCCAATCACCAGATTATTGTTCACGCAGGTCTCTGCAAACATCTCGCCATTTTCGTTCATGGTCCCCACTCCATGTTTACCCATCACTGTCTCATATCCCTCGTTTTGGCCTCCAATCTTGGCATTAAAGTCCCCCATCAGGATAATGATATCCCTGTCTCCAATACTACTGAGTAGGTGGTTTAAGCTGTCACAAAACCTCTCCTTGACCTCCTCACCTGCAGCGTTGGTGGGTGCGTAGCACTGGATTATATGGGTTTTCACTCTCCTGTTGCTGGTATTGAAGGTTGCTGAGATGATGCGAGAGCTGATGGGTTTCCATGCAGTTAGGGCCTTTCTAGTGCCTTTCGTCATCATGATTGCCACTCCCTCCGTATGGTTGGCTGCCTCCTCTTCATGTCCAGAATAGATAATGGACTGGCCACTGGTCAATTTGACCTCACCCGACTGCGTCCATCTTGTTTCTGCCAGGCCCAGGACTGAGAGGTTGTAGTACTCCATTTCCTTGGCAATGGTTGCAGCCTTGCCAGCCTGGAACATGGTTCTGATGTTCCATGTCCCCAGGGGGATGGGTGTTCTAGGCGTCAGAAGGTGTGTCGGATTACCAGCGCCCTTGCGGGTTTGGCTGGTAAGCGTCATAGTCCCCATTACTGGGGCACCTTCTTCAGCCAGGTGTGTGATTTGGTTTTTATTCGTTAGTGTTTCTGTAACTGGAACATTTTTACAGGATGGGGTAGTTAACCCCACGCCTAACCCCCAACCTGGAGGGCCAGTTGCTGCTTTTCGTCTGACCTCTACTCTAGAAACCATGGTTGAACCTGCTGGGGGGTATAAACCCCCCACCGGTATAGCCTTCAGAGTCACGGAGGCACACAAGTAACCCCACCATGACAAGGTAGCAGCACAGGGGAACTAAGAAAAAGTACTCATGCTgccttatttaaactgctctagctgcctactctttgctgctccctctgcaaaaCGCATTTGCAACCCTtctccaccccagctcctccttttatgcTGTTATGACTTAATCAGTGTCATTGATGccaactctgtttttttgttttttttctgtattatcCTTGGCTATCCTTGTATACAGGGGAAGGGtaggaatgtgtgctgttcctgcaTAATGCTTTCCACTTAAGCACGTGTAAGGGCAGTGAGATCTCAGAACAGAGCCATACCAccaaatattaataaataattgttatgtATTTTTTCTTGACAAAGTGGTCGTGACTGAACTGGAGTTTTTGGCACTTCTGTGTTTTCAGCCCCACAGGTTGCTGCTGGTTGTAGAGCCTGATTCGTTAGGGACAAATGTAATTTCTCCTTTATAGTTCACTGCATGAAATAATTATCCTTCCCCAAACATAAGTAGCTTTTATGATATCCATTTACAGTTTGACCTGTGGAGGAGTTACAAAGACAGTTTGGAAGAAAGTTAAAAAGttactttttaaaagtaaaaataaatcatataaGAAAAGTTCATTATCTAAATCTATCTAAATCACATTTACACATGTTCTAATTCATTTTTCATCCTTGTAGTTTGCGTCATGCATTAAGTGAGTTTAAGCTGTTTTGTGCTTAACAgttatgagagagagagagagatttattcTATGAAcagtttttatatataattGTATAAAACTGAAACACGGTGTGTTAACACAGGACTTAATGGACGCACTCAGTTTTGTGCTTGTATTGGAGCCACTGCGTAGAGATTAAAAGCTGTAATTGAATTAGACACCACTGCAGAGGGAGGCAGGGAAATGGGGTAAATGGGGTGCGGTGAATGGGGTGCGAGACACAGTCAGACAGGCGTGTCCAGAGAACCAAACTGTGAATCTTCTGTCCTCTGACAGACACCCTGCTGGTGATTTATTGCACACATAATTCCCTGTTCCTTAACCCACTTCACTTTAAATGTACTGTGCAGGATTTCTCTCACTGGGCTCATCGGAGCGCTTATAACAATCCTCAgtacatcaaatattttctcagATCTCCCCTGAGTATTcacatgtaaaaatgtgtctAACTAATTAGGCTTTGGtttgcaggaagaaaaaaatacacttaTGGTTCTTGAGGATCAAACTGTTCTAATTCTCAATGCTCAAGCCCCAAAACACCCCGGATGACTCACATGCTACATGTTGCAGGCACTGAATAGAATTAAtttcttcagaaaaaaacaaaaacatgttcaagTCAGTTAGGATTGTAATTCATACCTGCAGATAGATTTATTTCATTAATGGTTGGGTAGGGGCAAgattgttgccatggagatgGACTAGTTTATAAAATAGATTAGAGTCATGCTAGCAACTCTGAGAGTTTGTACGAGCATGATAACATGCTGATGTTTAGCAGGTAGCCTTGCCATATGCACTTTCATGTTAGCATGGTTTATTAAGTAGCACTTAAGTACTGCACACCCTGACAGGGAAGTTGTCAGCTTTAATCAGATATTTATATCTGTCATATATCATATTTAGAGGAATTTTTAACTGGTTTTGACAGACTCTCAAATATATGGTGAAACGTTTAAATTACCAAGAAAATCCAACAAGAACATCAGCTATAAGATGACAAAATATATAGTTATTTTTGTTGTCTGTGTCAGCTGTCAGTGGGTCAGATGTTTCACAGTAAGTTGGAGGCTAATTGgtaaaagaaagcagaaggaGAGCATCCGAGaatacatgtatgtatgtaaacaCCTGGCAAAAGTTTTAAGTTTAAGAGCTGCTTTAAAGAATCTTATCTTTTGGAGGATTTGTACGTTTAATGTTGAGATATTAGATGTGATAGAGTTTTGTCCGGCAGGTAATTCACATGTGTTATTAAAAGTTATTTCACGTTACATACACAAATAATGTTAAAATTTGCTGCATTTTCTCTGTGCACCTTTGAGTGAAAAACGAAGGATTTTATGTTCTTAAcataacagaaatgcttttcgaataaattattttaaatctctttcTTAAGACCTTTTGGTGTCCTATTTTCTATTCTTATTTCAATATGGATGggtcattgtttgttttgtctttcactTGGCATAAATGGGAACAGTGatatgttgtatgttgtatgcacaaacaaacacacccacacctacacacacacacacacacacacacacacacactgggtgaAACCAATCTGACCTTTAATCTTCAAAATGAATCAATTCGACATCTCAAAGCGGGAAAAGTAATAGAAGTGTGACTCTgtaaatttgtgtgtgtgtgtgtgtgtgtgtgtgtgtgtgtgtgtgtgtgtgtgtgtgtgtgtgtgcgtgcgtgcgtgcgtgcgtgcgtgcgtgtaaAAATAATTAGAGCGTGAATGAGTCGGAAAGAAGCTGAGATTGAGtagagagagaaatgaagaCGGCGGCTGCAAAAAAGATGCACTggtgaagaggagagggagggagagaaaaagagagaaaggggtgGAGGGAACATAAGCGCTCAAAAGTGGGAAGTCGGGGCAGCTGTGACGCACTGGAGCGACAAAGCAGTCGGGATAAAGTGCAATGAAAATTATCCGACTACAATGCAGAGATACAGGAGGACCAATCTTCTAATTTTTCTTCTAATTTTGTTCTTATAGAGACCTGAAGGAGCCAACAAaccacaggtgtgtgtttgtgtttgtcggtgtcagtgtgtgtatgtgtttcctTTTCCTATACTGAAAGTTATCGCAATAACTCAAAGCATGTTAAGTGGATAAACAAATCCAGTGTGGGAATCTAAACAAAAGTTATTCTGGACACTGTGTTCTGCAGAGGAATAAATGATTTTAAGATTACAGAGTGACAGCCTTGTTGACCTTAcatctgtggaaaaaaagagtgGATTTACAGAACATTTGAGAACATTAAAGAGAGTACTACTTTAGCTTCTATAATAATTCTTCAATAATATGTTTACATTATCAGATTAACACTTGATTggtgttgctatggtgataTTGCTTGATCTACACTTTATTTCTTAAACAGATTAGACTGCCTTCTTTCTGCATATTACTCCCACTTATGAGCATGATTTCTCTGATAGTTGAGCTGGACACAACCTAAATTGCTGCTGCAGTTCCGCCTGCTGTATTGAAGCCGGTGAGTAAATTTAGGATATCACTAAGTTAAATGGTAATTgtggaagatttttttaaatgtagctaCAGCTTAGTTTGACAGACTTCTAAGGGATAGTTTTCAGATCGTAATTATGTCACAATAAATATGCATGGTAATTAGAAGTCACAGCCCAACACACaagctgttttcatgtttggagatacgtttgtttaaaaaaataattagagTCTCCTTATTCCCCTTTCATGAGACAAACGCTAACAATAATGTATTCTATGTATCTTACTGTAAAAGTGTGTTACACAGATGTTGTGTTGGACTTCCATTAAGCTGAGGGTCGTCTTCCAGAGACCTCTCTGAAATTAAACTTTGGTTAAAACCTTGTGATGATAATCACTGAGGTGTTAATTTACCCCAAAAGCTATAGGGGAAAATCCTTTCACAGATTCTCCCGACTTCGGGAGATGAAGGGCGTGTGAGAGAAACTTTCTGTCTGATGATTTAAATGGTTGACCTTGTGTTTTCACAGGCTCAGTTGAATCATTTTGATTGGTTAACTGcattttactgtaaatgttttggttttgagctttaaaatggaaatgttctcctctattttttttccatagGTCACGAAACTGAGTAAACCTCTTGATATTCTGCAACATGTTGGAATTGAACTGCTCCCTTGCTGATCTATTCTCATCTAATTCCACAATTTTCAATGGACCCAGCTGCCCTGATGCTGCTTTGGCATGTGGCATGAATATCTCCTGGGTTCTAGCTAACACTACAGCCAAAGATCTGGATGTGTTGTGCTGGAGGGTAGAGGATTACCTTGCAGGAAAGCTTGGGCTCCAGACATCCCCAGTGTTTCTCCCCATCTGTGTCACCTACCTCACCATCTTCTTGGTGGGGGTACTGGGAAATTCTTTGACTTGTGTGGTCATTTTGCGCTACAGGGTGATGCAGACGCCGACAAACTATTACCTGCTGAGCCTGGCAGCGTCTGatctgctggtgctgctgctgggcATGCCGTTAGAGATCTACGAGATGTGGCAGAACTACCCCTTCCTGCTCGGAGAGGGAGGCTGCTACTTCAAAACGTTCCTGTTTGAAACCGTCTGCTTCGCTTCGATCCTCAATGTCACAGCTCTTAGTGTGGAGCGCTATGTTGCCGTGGTGCACCCACTCAAAGTCAAACACATGACTACACGAGCTCGTGTCAAGAGGGTGATCTTCATGCTGTGGGTGCTGTCCATGCTGTGTGCTGTGCCAAACACCAGTCTGCAAGGGATTGAGGAGCTGGAGCCATTGTTTGGACGAAGATTTCCCCAATCTGCTGTGTGCAGTAagtgttcaaatgttttttaaatttttttatggACAGTCtacaatgctaacatgctgaagTATTGAAGGTTAATAATTTCAAAAACATTCAATCTGTTAATAAGTTGCATGTATTTTATCAAAGTGGAGCATTTCAATTAATTTTGACCTGGTTAATACAGAAGAAATAAAGTAGGGGGTCatcctgtgattggctgtatCACTTCTGATATCACTCCATTTTTCTTAATGGTTTAAAGATGTTACGCTGAAACAATAGTTCTACAGGAAACACAATTGATCACAAAAGTAATTTTAGGGTACATAGTGTGGTAACCataaatgtcttttattttttccctgGACAGCTGGAAAAATTACCCTTCTCGTCAATTGTATTCATTCTTGATAATATTAGACTGTAGTCTTTTGTGCAATCTGTCGAggtttttaagaaaatgatttaaaaaccaaaacaaaatgtggTCAGTGGATTACGGAAGTCAAAGAGTTTATCCTCTGAGAAAATGAAAACCTGTTGCTACATGTATGGCACTTTATCCATCTAATTGTTGCTGACATATTCCAGCCTGGACAAAAGTGTTGTTCTGATACAGCTATCACTGTCAGCAAATCATGTCTCCAAAGAGTGCACAAAGGTTTAATGTGTAATGCAAATGCTACATCTATGCTTGTGATCAAACTGATTAATCTATTCTACCAACCTTTGTCACATCTCTACCCTCAGAAGTGGTTAAGCCCCTGTGGGTGTACAACCTGATCATCCTGATTTCAACACtggtcttcttcctgctccccATGCTGATCATCAGTATTCTCTACCTGCTCATTGGTATACAGCTGCACAGGGAGAAGGTTTTGACTGTGATTGACCCAAGGTGTAGCTTTGGACCAGAAAGTCTCTCCAAGTCCCACAAGCAGAAGCTGAGCAAACGCAACATGCAAGTCACTAAAATGCTGTGTAGGTGTCAAACCAGCTCCTAAGGAGCAGAAAGCTGTCTGTGACCCCGTCTGTATATGTGGTTTTTGCTAAATTTGAGCCCTGATACAGTTGATGCAGTTTTAccttttatagtttttatactTACATGCCCATTTGTTTCAGCTTTTTCTTTGAAATCTGAATCAGAAAGCAAGCTCTGGTGCTGAGATCTATGCCAGTATAGAAGTAACAATGGCTGCAGTTTCTCGAGTGGCCACTTGGGACAGagtccaaaagtgagtcaatccccattaGGTTCCATATTATTAAAATTCCCAACTGTAGAacagaattaaacatgtttacaggaaggTATAAACAATAGTTTTGGTCTCAGAAGcttatttctttattcacaAGAACAATACAAGAacgactttattttgaaaagttatacataattaggggtgtggtGGTTTTGAGTAACAGGCCGATGATAGCTGTATGTTAGGTGTCAACTAAGCTCGTTCAGCATCAGACAAATAGCATGTTTTgctgtgtatttatttactaaCCGACTGTCCAAGAAGTCCATGCTCCAGCTTTTTTCATTTAGTTACTTTCTATTGTTTAATTGATATCTTGGGACATGCACAGGAGTCAGGATGATTGTTAGCTTTTACCCACAGAGAAGATAGGAAGCCATAGTGTTGAGAAAACATTCTATTTCAAATTCCCCAGTTGGACTATTTAGAGATTCATGAGATTGAGTGCTATCTGTTGCAATTTGTAAAGCTGTCTTAGCTtcctttgtaaaataaataaacaaatctgCCGTTTTCTCCTCAAGTAGAAGTAAAATCTCCTTTTGCGCAACAAATCATAGTTGTTACCATGGCATTTTGCTGGCCAACATATACACCACAACTTGGCACGTGCCAATCCCTCACCTCTGTCTGATTCATGTTGTCCCTTCtggctgcagaaaacaaacatggcaatGGTGAAAAATTACAAACTGCAGGCTTCAAAAAGTCAGTTGACACATAAATGGGCTATATCAACATTTCACAGTCTACAAACCATCTGTCACATTGTCAAGTAACTTACACTTTCCATCGGGTCTGTCCAGGTGTGCTGGTGGTAGTATTCGGATTCTGTTGGGCTCCCTTCCACCTGGACCGTTTGATGTGGAGCTACATGGACACCTCTGATGAGAAGCACATCCATATATTTGGGCCAATCCACATCGTGTCTGGAGTCTTCTTCTACCTGAGCTCTGCCATCAACCCCATCCTCTACAACCTCATGTCCACCAGGTTCAGAGAGATGTTCAGTCACATTACCTGCTGCTCTAAACGCTGGCAGACTCGCTCCAGCTTAAAGATGACCCAACGCAGCACCTTGAGCGACAGATTGACCAACAGTTTGAAAACGACTTAGGTCAAAGTCAAATAATCTTATATACTGGGCATAATGGTAGCCATTAAACCTTCAAATGGGGAGGACATGAACTGAACAGATATTTCTCTGTAATTGGTATGCCATGCAGATGAAGACAACCAAAAGTTAACCTGAATATATTGTACCAAGTGACATGGGCTACATAACTAGCATTAGCGATTATCTATTTTCTGAACAAAACAGATGCAACTCAGCGCTCAGCATCCTAAGCGCAGTAACATTCTCAACATTGCCTGTTTTTGGTCGCAAACCTAAGTCAACTTTTTGAACACGACCCCGCTAATCGATGATACTTCCTCCCTCACTATTCCCTCACCTACCAATCAagatcaagaaggggcgggacttcctTATCAACTTTGTCAAGGTAGAAACTTTTCCTCACACTGTTTATCTCATGCACCCAGACTTTTTTCAACAGTACAATTTCCAGGACTAGAGCTGCTGTTAATGCAAGGACATGGCTCCTATCCAT from the Labrus bergylta chromosome 4, fLabBer1.1, whole genome shotgun sequence genome contains:
- the LOC109995310 gene encoding neuromedin-U receptor 1 isoform X2, translating into MLELNCSLADLFSSNSTIFNGPSCPDAALACGMNISWVLANTTAKDLDVLCWRVEDYLAGKLGLQTSPVFLPICVTYLTIFLVGVLGNSLTCVVILRYRVMQTPTNYYLLSLAASDLLVLLLGMPLEIYEMWQNYPFLLGEGGCYFKTFLFETVCFASILNVTALSVERYVAVVHPLKVKHMTTRARVKRVIFMLWVLSMLCAVPNTSLQGIEELEPLFGRRFPQSAVCSVLVVVFGFCWAPFHLDRLMWSYMDTSDEKHIHIFGPIHIVSGVFFYLSSAINPILYNLMSTRFREMFSHITCCSKRWQTRSSLKMTQRSTLSDRLTNSLKTT
- the LOC109995310 gene encoding neuromedin-U receptor 1 isoform X1; this translates as MLELNCSLADLFSSNSTIFNGPSCPDAALACGMNISWVLANTTAKDLDVLCWRVEDYLAGKLGLQTSPVFLPICVTYLTIFLVGVLGNSLTCVVILRYRVMQTPTNYYLLSLAASDLLVLLLGMPLEIYEMWQNYPFLLGEGGCYFKTFLFETVCFASILNVTALSVERYVAVVHPLKVKHMTTRARVKRVIFMLWVLSMLCAVPNTSLQGIEELEPLFGRRFPQSAVCKVVKPLWVYNLIILISTLVFFLLPMLIISILYLLIGIQLHREKVLTVIDPRCSFGPESLSKSHKQKLSKRNMQVTKMLCVLVVVFGFCWAPFHLDRLMWSYMDTSDEKHIHIFGPIHIVSGVFFYLSSAINPILYNLMSTRFREMFSHITCCSKRWQTRSSLKMTQRSTLSDRLTNSLKTT